A window from Limisphaera ngatamarikiensis encodes these proteins:
- a CDS encoding NAD-dependent epimerase/dehydratase family protein — MNVLITGGAGFIGRRLAERLAADGIGVRVLDLRAPHDAMVSFHPGDVRDPEAVGRAVAGTNAVFHLAAEHRDDVRPVERYQEVNVRGTANLLEAMTRAGCHRIVFTSTVAVYPLNVHEPDEEHPPAPFNDYGRSKLEAERLVEAWAAGDPNRCAVIVRLCVVFGEGNRGNVYNLLHQIASGRFVMVGRGGNRKSMAYVGNVAAFLRWCLDLPPGLHRFNYADKPDLTTAELVGLARRALGRDGHWTARLRLPYPIGLGLGYVADGLARLTGRSLPWSSIRVKKFCAETTVNTARLERTGFVRPFTLQEGLRRMIEHEFLSAGSSAGQAPGADR, encoded by the coding sequence ATGAACGTGCTCATCACCGGCGGGGCGGGTTTCATCGGCAGGCGCCTGGCGGAACGGCTGGCGGCGGACGGGATCGGGGTGCGCGTGCTGGACCTCCGCGCGCCGCACGACGCCATGGTCTCGTTCCATCCCGGAGACGTCCGGGATCCGGAGGCGGTGGGCCGGGCCGTGGCCGGCACGAACGCCGTGTTCCACCTGGCCGCCGAACATCGCGACGATGTGCGGCCGGTGGAGCGTTACCAGGAGGTGAACGTCCGCGGCACGGCCAACCTGCTCGAGGCCATGACCCGGGCCGGTTGCCACCGGATCGTCTTCACCAGCACGGTGGCGGTCTACCCTCTGAATGTGCACGAACCCGACGAGGAACATCCCCCGGCCCCGTTCAACGATTATGGTCGGAGCAAACTCGAGGCGGAACGGCTGGTCGAGGCGTGGGCGGCCGGGGATCCAAACCGGTGCGCGGTGATTGTGCGGTTGTGCGTGGTGTTCGGTGAGGGGAACCGCGGGAACGTGTACAATCTGCTGCACCAGATTGCGTCGGGTCGGTTCGTGATGGTCGGGCGTGGCGGAAACCGGAAGTCGATGGCGTACGTGGGTAATGTGGCCGCGTTTCTCCGGTGGTGCCTCGATCTCCCGCCCGGGTTGCATCGGTTCAATTACGCGGACAAGCCGGATCTGACCACGGCGGAGCTGGTGGGGCTGGCCCGTCGGGCGCTGGGGAGGGATGGGCACTGGACGGCACGCCTGCGCCTCCCCTACCCGATCGGCCTGGGCCTGGGGTACGTGGCGGACGGATTGGCACGGCTGACGGGTCGGTCGCTGCCCTGGAGCAGCATCCGGGTGAAGAAGTTCTGTGCCGAGACCACGGTGAACACCGCCCGGCTGGAACGAACGGGTTTTGTGCGGCCGTTTACCTTGCAGGAGGGGCTCCGGCGCATGATTGAGCACGAGTTCCTGTCGGCCGGGTCGTCGGCCGGGCAGGCCCCGGGTGCCGACCGGTAG
- a CDS encoding DUF362 domain-containing protein: MAAISAGGNIPPFEVSRNAGQSLQRRIHLALLLVAWGLVCPWTGPAAQVPTRPAARVVVVHDPQALEAFGARPDRVRRMVDRALMRWTETADVAGAWRRLVGTGDVVGIKVHSAPGRIFGTRPAVVEALIAGLLQAGCAPTNIIVWDRYLRDLQQAGFDTLTNRYGVVLAGAADTGYDPEVYYESALLGTLVWGDLEYGQHQPGAGRKSHVTKLLTRRITRLIVVSPMMAHPEAGVAGLLYTLARGSVDNFLRFEGEAARLAQAVPEICALPALSDPLTLCVVDGLLCQYLGGNRGLLHYSSELNEIRVGNDPVALDVLSLREIERQRRILGIAHPPVSRELYENAALLELGVSDPARIEVITLND; the protein is encoded by the coding sequence GTGGCCGCCATCTCCGCCGGTGGTAACATCCCGCCCTTCGAAGTGTCAAGAAACGCAGGTCAATCTCTGCAAAGGCGGATTCACCTCGCCCTCCTGCTCGTCGCGTGGGGCCTTGTCTGCCCGTGGACCGGTCCGGCAGCCCAGGTCCCCACGCGGCCCGCGGCCCGCGTCGTCGTCGTCCACGACCCGCAAGCCCTCGAGGCGTTTGGAGCCCGACCCGACCGCGTCCGGCGGATGGTGGACCGGGCATTAATGCGCTGGACGGAAACCGCCGACGTGGCCGGCGCATGGCGCCGGTTGGTCGGCACCGGCGACGTCGTCGGTATCAAGGTGCACAGCGCGCCCGGCCGGATCTTCGGCACCCGCCCGGCCGTGGTGGAAGCCCTGATCGCCGGGCTGCTCCAGGCCGGTTGCGCCCCCACCAACATCATCGTCTGGGACCGCTACCTGCGCGACCTCCAACAGGCTGGATTCGACACCCTCACCAACCGGTACGGAGTGGTCCTGGCCGGTGCGGCCGACACCGGATACGATCCCGAGGTCTATTACGAGTCCGCTCTGCTCGGTACGTTGGTGTGGGGCGACCTGGAATACGGTCAACATCAGCCCGGTGCGGGCCGAAAATCCCATGTGACCAAACTGCTCACCCGGCGCATCACCCGGTTGATCGTGGTCAGTCCCATGATGGCGCATCCGGAGGCGGGCGTGGCCGGCCTGTTGTACACGCTGGCCCGGGGCAGCGTGGACAATTTCCTCCGGTTCGAGGGCGAGGCGGCCCGGCTGGCCCAGGCCGTGCCGGAGATCTGCGCCCTGCCGGCGTTGTCCGATCCCCTGACCCTGTGCGTGGTGGACGGCCTGTTATGTCAGTACCTGGGCGGAAACCGGGGATTGCTGCACTATTCCAGTGAACTCAACGAAATCCGCGTGGGCAACGATCCGGTGGCCCTGGACGTGTTGTCCCTGCGCGAAATCGAACGTCAGCGGCGGATTCTCGGGATTGCCCATCCGCCGGTGAGCCGGGAACTGTACGAGAACGCCGCCCTGTTGGAACTCGGCGTCAGCGACCCCGCCCGCATCGAGGTCATCACCCTCAACGATTAA
- a CDS encoding SDR family oxidoreductase: MDRNPMTPTETPRPSNSDSHPVNPTGYAVVTGGGSGVGRAVALALVQHGWFVAILGRRPDSLTETLHQAGPRAHHLLTITCDISDPDAVDRVAAQILARWPGVDLLVNAAGTNVPQRALAELSLRDYRTIMGANLDGAFHCVRAFLPVMRRQGRGTIINIVSDAGKWASAKAGPAYVMSKFGLAGLTQSINAEERHHGIRACAIFPGDINTPLLDKRPSPPPPEARARMLQPEDIAACVLFCVQLPQHAVVEELLIRPR; the protein is encoded by the coding sequence ATGGACCGAAACCCCATGACCCCGACCGAAACCCCGCGCCCGTCCAACTCCGATTCCCACCCCGTCAACCCCACCGGCTACGCCGTCGTCACCGGCGGCGGTAGCGGCGTCGGCCGCGCCGTGGCACTGGCCCTCGTCCAACACGGCTGGTTCGTCGCCATCCTCGGCCGCCGCCCCGACAGCCTCACCGAAACCCTCCACCAGGCCGGACCCCGCGCCCATCACCTCCTCACCATCACCTGCGACATCAGCGACCCCGACGCCGTGGACCGCGTGGCCGCTCAAATCCTCGCACGCTGGCCCGGCGTGGACCTGTTGGTCAACGCCGCCGGCACCAACGTCCCGCAACGCGCCCTGGCCGAATTGTCCCTCCGGGATTACCGCACCATCATGGGTGCCAACCTCGACGGCGCCTTCCATTGCGTCCGGGCCTTCCTGCCCGTCATGCGCCGGCAGGGCCGCGGCACCATCATCAACATCGTATCCGACGCCGGTAAATGGGCCTCCGCCAAGGCCGGCCCCGCCTATGTCATGAGCAAATTCGGCCTGGCCGGCCTCACCCAGAGCATCAACGCCGAGGAACGTCACCACGGCATCCGCGCCTGCGCCATCTTCCCCGGCGACATCAATACCCCACTCCTGGACAAACGACCCTCACCGCCACCGCCCGAGGCCCGCGCCCGCATGCTGCAACCCGAGGACATCGCCGCCTGCGTCTTGTTCTGCGTCCAACTCCCGCAGCACGCCGTGGTGGAAGAACTCCTCATCCGACCCCGCTGA
- a CDS encoding GntP family permease — protein sequence MDVSTAMQAGVGRPLWVLGLCVALLVLLIGRWRVHPFLALLGAALLAGWCADPARFAAANGGEGQSHALRVVEVAATELGNLCGRVGIVIALASILGVCLLESGAADKVVRRFLAVTGEARAGLALVCGGFLVSLPIFFDTFFMLLIPLARALRLRTGRDYTLYVLAICCAGAVTHSLVIPHPGPLAMVEVLKVDAGASVFVGTLCSIPVVAFGWQVARWLNRRHDLPLREAPGLSLAELQQVTRRPESELPSLGASLLPILLPLVLISGASFRKAFVPAEVLGPGTAVLELLGNRNVALLLGTVWAMGLAYRYTGRSWSRLSRMTGQGLETAGVVVLITAAGGAFGLMLARAGVGDAVQALVAGREVNLLVLAWTMAVLLKFAQGSATVSMLTTAGIMAGMAQQGQLPYHPMYLFLAIGFGALGISWMNDSGFWVIGRLSGLTERETLSTWTVLAFSMSAAGLVLTLLLAAVYPGI from the coding sequence ATGGACGTTTCGACCGCGATGCAAGCCGGCGTGGGCCGACCGTTGTGGGTCCTGGGCCTGTGCGTGGCCCTGTTGGTGCTACTGATTGGTCGCTGGCGGGTGCATCCGTTCCTGGCGCTGTTGGGGGCGGCGTTGCTGGCGGGTTGGTGTGCCGACCCCGCCCGGTTTGCCGCGGCCAACGGCGGCGAGGGACAGTCGCATGCGTTGCGGGTGGTGGAGGTGGCGGCGACGGAGCTGGGCAACCTTTGCGGCCGGGTGGGGATTGTGATCGCCCTGGCGTCGATTCTCGGGGTGTGCCTCCTGGAGAGCGGTGCGGCGGACAAGGTGGTGCGGCGGTTCCTGGCGGTGACGGGCGAGGCCCGGGCCGGGCTGGCGCTGGTGTGCGGCGGGTTTCTGGTGAGCCTGCCGATTTTTTTTGACACGTTTTTCATGCTGCTGATTCCGCTGGCGCGGGCGTTGCGGCTGCGGACGGGCCGGGATTACACCTTGTATGTGCTGGCGATCTGTTGTGCCGGTGCGGTGACGCATTCGCTGGTGATTCCGCATCCGGGGCCGCTGGCGATGGTGGAGGTGTTGAAGGTGGACGCGGGCGCGTCGGTGTTTGTGGGGACGTTGTGTTCGATTCCGGTGGTGGCGTTTGGGTGGCAGGTGGCGCGGTGGTTGAACCGGAGACACGACCTGCCGTTGCGGGAGGCGCCGGGGTTGAGCCTGGCGGAGCTGCAACAGGTGACGCGCCGGCCCGAGTCGGAGCTGCCCTCGCTGGGTGCTTCGCTGCTGCCGATATTGCTGCCGCTGGTGTTGATCTCGGGCGCGTCGTTTCGGAAGGCATTTGTGCCGGCGGAGGTTTTGGGTCCGGGGACCGCGGTTCTGGAGTTGTTGGGGAACCGGAATGTTGCGTTGCTGCTGGGAACGGTCTGGGCGATGGGGTTGGCGTACCGGTACACGGGTCGGAGTTGGTCGAGGTTGTCGCGGATGACCGGTCAGGGTTTGGAGACGGCGGGGGTGGTGGTGTTGATCACGGCGGCGGGTGGGGCGTTTGGTTTGATGCTGGCGCGGGCCGGTGTGGGGGATGCGGTTCAGGCCCTGGTGGCCGGGCGGGAGGTGAATCTGTTGGTGCTGGCCTGGACGATGGCGGTGCTGCTGAAATTTGCGCAGGGCTCGGCGACGGTATCCATGCTGACGACGGCGGGGATCATGGCGGGGATGGCCCAGCAGGGGCAGTTACCCTACCATCCGATGTATCTGTTTCTGGCCATCGGGTTTGGGGCGCTGGGGATTTCGTGGATGAACGACAGCGGGTTTTGGGTGATCGGGCGGTTGAGCGGGTTGACCGAGCGCGAGACGTTGTCCACGTGGACGGTGCTGGCATTCAGCATGTCGGCGGCGGGGCTTGTTCTGACGCTGCTGTTGGCGGCGGTGTATCCGGGGATCTGA
- a CDS encoding glycosyltransferase family 4 protein — protein sequence MNLAYMITRTQAGGAQVHLLDLVTGFRRAATITVLAGSEDGEGHLGAASKELGIRFEMLTRLRQPIRPAADLAAFFECRRILRRIRPDLLHCHSSKAGVIGRLAARSLQIPTIFTAHGFAFSPGVPPARRLVALMMEALGGRVGDAIIAVSNYDKELAVRHRVASPERIRLVHNGVPDVAERASPDRSPPKVIMVGRFARQKDQALLIRALAPLQALPWECTFVGEGPTEVSCRALAKALGLEPRMHFLGTRGDVPRLLAEHQVLVLASNWEGLPLSVLEAMRAGLPVVASDVGGTREAVVDGETGYLVPRGDVEALKDRLERLLGDPDLRKRMGLAGRTRYERHFTVELMLRGTWEVYREVLGARGKQLPTWEELSRGRPSVSQHC from the coding sequence ATGAACCTGGCCTACATGATCACTCGCACGCAGGCCGGAGGTGCCCAGGTGCATCTTTTGGACCTGGTCACCGGGTTTCGGCGTGCGGCAACGATCACCGTCCTGGCAGGCTCCGAGGATGGAGAGGGCCACCTCGGTGCGGCATCAAAAGAGCTCGGCATTCGGTTCGAAATGCTCACGCGGCTGCGGCAACCGATTCGTCCCGCCGCAGACCTAGCCGCGTTTTTCGAGTGCCGCAGGATTCTCCGCCGGATCCGGCCCGACCTCCTGCACTGCCATTCCTCCAAGGCGGGAGTGATCGGTCGGCTGGCCGCCCGGTCGCTTCAAATCCCGACCATCTTTACGGCGCACGGATTTGCCTTCTCCCCTGGTGTGCCGCCCGCCCGGCGGTTGGTCGCCCTGATGATGGAGGCTCTCGGAGGGCGGGTGGGAGACGCAATCATCGCCGTTTCGAATTATGACAAGGAACTGGCCGTGCGGCACCGCGTGGCCAGCCCGGAAAGAATTCGTTTGGTGCACAATGGCGTGCCGGACGTGGCCGAGCGAGCCTCTCCGGATCGCTCCCCTCCCAAGGTCATTATGGTGGGGCGCTTTGCGCGCCAAAAGGACCAGGCGCTTCTGATTCGTGCGTTGGCTCCCCTGCAGGCACTGCCGTGGGAGTGCACGTTCGTGGGCGAAGGCCCAACGGAGGTCTCCTGCCGTGCCCTGGCAAAGGCCCTGGGGCTGGAACCGCGCATGCATTTTCTCGGTACCCGAGGGGATGTGCCCCGTCTTCTGGCCGAGCATCAGGTTCTTGTGCTGGCCAGCAACTGGGAAGGGCTGCCACTGAGCGTTCTCGAAGCCATGCGTGCTGGTCTGCCGGTGGTGGCCTCCGACGTGGGGGGCACCCGCGAGGCCGTCGTGGACGGGGAAACGGGTTATCTGGTGCCGCGCGGGGATGTTGAGGCATTGAAGGACCGGCTGGAACGGCTGCTTGGCGATCCGGATTTGAGAAAACGAATGGGGCTGGCCGGGCGCACCCGCTACGAGCGCCATTTTACGGTTGAGTTGATGTTGCGAGGTACATGGGAAGTCTATCGCGAAGTGCTGGGGGCCCGCGGGAAACAGCTCCCGACATGGGAAGAGCTGAGCCGGGGTCGGCCATCCGTCTCGCAGCATTGCTAG
- a CDS encoding MraY family glycosyltransferase: protein MEVQGVSEWLVCLCVLAGAGAAWPLYPVVIRIFRPWAERRGTSFHQTHVQPVPRAGGVVLALLFLVAGVVSQIWLPVHPDRIAENWGMLAVALAMFGLGFWDDLRPLGARKKLLGQILISLAACFLVGRIELLRNPLTGEVLSLGLWGIPLTVLWLVAFTNLVNLIDGLDGLAGGLSLMLMALLAYVGFHLGAVFPTATAAVLVGGLIAFLRFNFPPARIYLGDGGAYFLGFLTGLLAMRLSHKGTVAAALVAPLFALALPIIDTTLAILRRGLKGLPLFRPDRQHIHHKLLGEGLNQRQTVLVLYGFSLLALLMAFGVFWVGERSAPLFLGVLALVVILAASRFQFAREWFALGRFLGATLEVRKAARYALALCQWFELEAERAACTDGLWNEFGFLLGKLGYTRVEMHGPDGQVRTWQRNGPPEADLRRAVFRLPHQGGIELRFEAPASMPERVFDLQNELAAEAWSKALEKLAARAPSPAPAVTSPAPSSPRRLRDPHVVG, encoded by the coding sequence GTGGAGGTGCAAGGGGTCAGCGAATGGCTGGTTTGCCTGTGCGTGCTGGCGGGTGCCGGTGCGGCATGGCCGCTGTACCCGGTGGTGATCCGAATCTTCCGGCCCTGGGCCGAGCGCCGGGGAACCTCGTTCCACCAAACCCACGTGCAGCCCGTGCCGCGCGCAGGCGGGGTCGTGCTGGCGCTGCTGTTCCTGGTGGCCGGCGTCGTGAGCCAGATCTGGTTGCCCGTTCACCCGGATCGGATCGCCGAAAACTGGGGGATGCTGGCCGTGGCCCTGGCCATGTTCGGTCTGGGTTTTTGGGACGATCTCCGGCCCCTGGGCGCCCGCAAAAAATTGCTGGGACAAATCCTCATCAGCCTGGCCGCGTGTTTCCTGGTGGGCCGGATCGAATTGCTGCGGAATCCCCTGACCGGTGAGGTGCTTTCACTCGGTCTCTGGGGCATCCCGTTGACCGTACTCTGGTTGGTGGCCTTCACGAACCTGGTAAACCTGATTGACGGCCTGGACGGCCTGGCGGGTGGACTTTCGCTCATGCTCATGGCCCTGCTGGCCTACGTGGGGTTCCACCTGGGAGCGGTGTTCCCCACCGCCACCGCCGCGGTGCTGGTGGGCGGATTGATTGCGTTCCTGCGATTCAATTTTCCGCCGGCACGCATCTACCTGGGGGACGGAGGGGCGTACTTTCTCGGGTTTCTGACCGGTCTGCTGGCCATGCGACTGTCGCACAAGGGGACCGTGGCGGCGGCGTTGGTGGCGCCGTTGTTCGCCCTGGCACTGCCCATCATTGACACAACCCTCGCCATCCTGCGTCGCGGACTGAAAGGGCTGCCGCTGTTCCGACCCGACCGACAACACATCCATCACAAGCTCCTGGGCGAGGGCCTGAATCAGCGGCAGACGGTGCTGGTGTTGTACGGATTTTCCCTTCTGGCGCTGTTGATGGCCTTCGGTGTGTTTTGGGTGGGGGAACGGAGCGCGCCCCTGTTCCTGGGCGTGCTTGCCCTGGTGGTGATTCTGGCGGCCAGCAGGTTCCAGTTCGCCCGTGAATGGTTTGCCCTGGGCCGGTTCCTGGGCGCCACGCTCGAGGTCCGCAAGGCCGCACGGTATGCGCTGGCTTTGTGTCAGTGGTTTGAACTGGAGGCTGAACGGGCCGCCTGCACCGATGGGCTCTGGAACGAGTTCGGCTTCCTCCTGGGCAAACTGGGTTATACGCGGGTGGAGATGCACGGCCCGGATGGTCAGGTCCGCACCTGGCAACGAAACGGCCCCCCTGAGGCCGACCTGCGCAGGGCCGTCTTCCGACTGCCGCATCAGGGCGGGATTGAACTCCGGTTCGAAGCCCCGGCCAGCATGCCGGAACGAGTGTTTGACCTGCAAAATGAACTCGCGGCCGAGGCGTGGAGCAAGGCGTTGGAAAAGCTTGCCGCACGCGCGCCGTCCCCTGCCCCCGCGGTTACCAGCCCCGCCCCATCTTCACCCCGGAGGCTCAGGGATCCTCACGTGGTCGGGTGA
- a CDS encoding O-antigen ligase family protein yields MNISLLLLIFSILLSPVYLWPSGLPQLSHVVALIPVASLCLRGAALKLSPSQHGLLFALYALTVNIIVFVFHRDPKSLYSAAYYVFNWGVWCAVVAGAMSTSGDRFLRGVRLALWAGLLVQLLVIVTGVWSKFKEQRPTGTFNDPNQLSHWVVWAVAFLMAEAWLLRRRLTDGALALMLGGTLVFLSGSRSGTLGILVALLAYALLVISSIRGERTMFRLYGAAVAAVVITIIGLLWSDTLRAALAAYSHNAVERLLATDVTFELEARGYDRLYKFPQWIVTGSGEGAGWRWFMKCWYTAEIHSTPANLLFAYGIPGTILFGLFWFLQWRSLPGVAIKLLALAPFAYSIGTYSLRNWSVWIGMALFYGLSLRVRGGAVLEPPAAVPRRGLAKPARALRPGRPAAHASRESR; encoded by the coding sequence ATGAACATTTCGCTGTTGCTGTTAATATTCTCGATCCTTTTGAGCCCTGTGTATCTGTGGCCGAGTGGTCTACCGCAGCTTTCCCACGTTGTTGCACTGATCCCCGTCGCAAGCCTCTGCCTTCGCGGGGCAGCCTTGAAGCTGTCACCATCGCAACACGGGCTCCTTTTTGCGCTCTACGCCCTGACGGTGAATATCATTGTCTTTGTGTTCCATCGAGACCCGAAGTCCTTGTACTCTGCAGCCTATTACGTTTTTAACTGGGGGGTTTGGTGCGCTGTTGTTGCCGGTGCTATGTCCACCTCGGGTGACCGATTTTTGCGGGGCGTCCGGCTTGCCCTATGGGCGGGATTGCTGGTTCAGCTACTGGTAATTGTTACCGGTGTGTGGAGCAAATTCAAAGAGCAACGACCCACGGGCACCTTCAACGATCCGAATCAGTTGTCGCACTGGGTGGTCTGGGCCGTCGCGTTTCTCATGGCAGAGGCGTGGCTCCTACGACGACGCCTTACGGATGGTGCGTTGGCACTCATGCTGGGGGGAACTTTGGTCTTCCTTTCGGGATCAAGGTCTGGCACCCTGGGGATCCTGGTAGCTTTGCTCGCTTACGCCCTTCTGGTAATTTCGAGCATTCGAGGGGAAAGGACGATGTTTCGACTGTATGGGGCAGCGGTTGCCGCAGTCGTGATTACGATCATTGGACTGCTGTGGAGCGACACTCTCAGGGCTGCGTTAGCGGCATATTCCCACAATGCTGTGGAACGCCTTTTGGCCACTGATGTCACGTTCGAGCTGGAGGCAAGGGGCTACGACCGCTTGTACAAGTTCCCGCAGTGGATTGTGACGGGCTCCGGGGAGGGAGCCGGATGGCGGTGGTTCATGAAGTGTTGGTACACTGCCGAGATCCATTCCACGCCGGCAAACCTGCTTTTTGCGTATGGGATCCCCGGCACAATCCTTTTCGGACTCTTCTGGTTCTTGCAATGGAGATCGCTGCCCGGAGTCGCAATCAAGCTGCTCGCGCTGGCACCGTTTGCGTACAGTATCGGCACGTACAGCTTGCGCAACTGGTCTGTCTGGATCGGAATGGCCCTGTTCTATGGCTTGAGCCTCCGCGTACGAGGAGGCGCCGTGCTTGAGCCGCCCGCAGCGGTTCCCCGGCGGGGTCTCGCCAAGCCCGCCCGCGCTTTGAGGCCCGGGCGCCCGGCCGCGCATGCTTCGAGGGAGTCGCGTTAA
- a CDS encoding tetratricopeptide repeat protein, whose amino-acid sequence MKALREGQRALAAGDLPRAMQRLQQAVTLLPTNALAWNEYGVACHRAGQLTNAAMAYLRALQWNPDLLEARYNLGCVYLELGQFEPARSAFLACTLRDPGRVEAWWRLGLVCLQLRQTAEAERAFREMQRWVPNDPRPFNGLGLCALQRNRPQEAIRAFTAALQVRSNDPPARLNLAVTLHRYAGNLPAALEQYRQYLALQPTPPRYAEVLEVAHALEQVLMAREEATARPAVTNVAQSEAATRPAEPGAGPTAPAAGSAGGVPRPAEAPVRTPSTPTAVARGPATGELETGSGRTPGRTEVPKPGPVTTGTAPALREPEIGGAREPGPTRPGPTRVQPVPTEVVRLPEPTPVEPAPGPGPAEARPAGAPPEPAARPEVEVIEPAQPLARTAPTGSRTPWWERMNPVRWFGGREESVRRPTPLPGSAPASEAAPAAGPAVAEAGSAPRGRVETGPTVRVQAPAPAPATASRTEEPPPDVPRYTYLRPGRPEPGDVNTANAWFARGLEAQRDGRLMDALQAYQMALEANPAFFEAYYNFALAAMKVGRLRDALRASEHALALRPESRDARYNFALALRQSGYLLDAASELETLLRRYPDDTRALLALGNLYAQQLRQPDRARVYYQRLLALEPGHPDAEAIRYWLSRHSD is encoded by the coding sequence GTGAAGGCGCTTCGCGAGGGTCAGCGTGCCCTGGCCGCGGGCGATCTGCCCCGGGCGATGCAGCGGTTGCAGCAGGCGGTGACGTTGTTGCCCACCAATGCGCTGGCCTGGAACGAGTACGGCGTGGCCTGTCATCGCGCGGGGCAACTCACCAATGCGGCGATGGCCTACCTCCGGGCCTTGCAGTGGAATCCGGACCTGCTCGAGGCGCGGTACAACCTGGGGTGCGTGTATCTGGAACTGGGACAGTTTGAGCCGGCCCGGTCCGCCTTTCTGGCCTGTACGTTGCGGGATCCGGGTCGGGTGGAGGCGTGGTGGCGGTTGGGGTTGGTGTGTCTGCAACTGCGTCAGACGGCCGAGGCGGAGCGTGCGTTCCGGGAGATGCAACGGTGGGTGCCCAACGATCCACGTCCGTTCAACGGCCTGGGCTTGTGCGCCCTGCAACGGAATCGTCCCCAGGAGGCGATCCGCGCCTTTACGGCGGCGTTGCAGGTGCGGTCGAATGATCCCCCGGCCCGACTCAATCTTGCGGTGACGTTGCATCGGTACGCGGGCAACCTGCCGGCTGCGTTGGAACAGTACCGGCAGTACCTGGCCCTGCAGCCGACCCCGCCCCGGTACGCCGAGGTTCTCGAGGTGGCGCACGCATTGGAGCAGGTATTGATGGCGCGGGAAGAGGCGACCGCGCGCCCGGCCGTCACCAATGTGGCGCAATCGGAGGCTGCGACCCGGCCGGCCGAGCCCGGTGCGGGTCCGACCGCCCCGGCGGCCGGGTCCGCCGGAGGGGTCCCCCGCCCTGCCGAGGCCCCGGTCCGGACGCCTTCAACACCGACCGCTGTTGCCCGAGGGCCGGCCACGGGCGAGTTGGAGACCGGGTCGGGTCGTACCCCCGGGCGCACCGAGGTGCCCAAACCGGGGCCGGTGACCACGGGAACCGCCCCTGCCCTCCGTGAACCCGAGATCGGTGGGGCGCGTGAGCCGGGTCCGACCCGTCCGGGGCCGACCCGGGTGCAGCCGGTGCCCACGGAGGTGGTGCGATTGCCGGAACCGACGCCGGTGGAGCCCGCGCCCGGGCCCGGACCTGCGGAGGCCCGACCGGCCGGTGCGCCTCCGGAACCCGCAGCGAGGCCGGAGGTGGAGGTGATAGAACCGGCACAACCGCTCGCCCGGACGGCGCCGACCGGTTCACGCACCCCGTGGTGGGAGCGGATGAACCCGGTCCGATGGTTTGGCGGGCGGGAGGAATCGGTGCGACGGCCCACGCCGTTGCCGGGGAGCGCCCCGGCGAGTGAAGCGGCTCCGGCGGCCGGGCCGGCGGTGGCCGAGGCGGGGTCGGCCCCGCGCGGCCGTGTGGAGACGGGTCCGACAGTCCGGGTGCAGGCACCCGCGCCGGCCCCGGCCACCGCGTCCCGAACGGAGGAACCACCGCCGGATGTGCCGCGGTACACGTATCTTCGGCCCGGCCGACCCGAGCCGGGCGATGTGAACACCGCCAATGCATGGTTTGCCCGGGGACTGGAAGCCCAGCGGGACGGTCGGTTGATGGACGCCCTGCAGGCGTATCAGATGGCATTGGAGGCGAATCCGGCGTTTTTCGAGGCGTACTATAACTTTGCGTTGGCGGCCATGAAGGTGGGTCGATTGCGGGATGCCCTGAGGGCGTCGGAACATGCGCTGGCGTTGCGACCGGAGTCGCGGGATGCGCGTTACAACTTTGCGCTGGCGTTGCGGCAATCGGGGTATCTGCTGGACGCGGCGTCGGAGCTGGAGACGTTGTTGCGCCGGTATCCGGACGATACGCGGGCGTTGCTGGCGCTGGGAAATCTTTACGCGCAACAGTTGCGGCAGCCGGATCGGGCCCGGGTGTACTATCAACGGTTGCTGGCGCTGGAACCGGGGCACCCGGATGCGGAGGCGATCCGGTACTGGTTGTCGCGGCACAGCGACTGA